The following nucleotide sequence is from Campylobacter coli 76339.
CAAAAGAATTTGATTTTACTATCAAGCTTTTGGGTATAGCCAAAGCTCAAAATTCTATAGTAGAATTAAGAGTGCATCCTACTATGATCAATAAAGATAAAATGATAGCAAAAGTCGATGGAGTAATGAATGCTGTCAGTATAGTCGGAGATATATTGGGCGAAAGTCTTTACTATGGAGCGGGCGCAGGAGGAAATGCTACAGCAAGCGCTGTTATCGCCGATCTTATGGATATAGCAAGAAGCGAGCTTAAAGGCCCTATGATGGGTTTTGAAAATAATTTGAATTTTAAGCTGTTAAACAAGGATGAAATTTATACAAAATATTACCTAAGATTAAAAGTGGAAGATAAAATAGGAGTTTTGTCTAAAATCACCCAACTTATGAGTGAAAATAATATTTCGATAGACAGCTTTTTACAAAAGCCAAAACAGGGTGAAATTTATAGTACTTTATTTTTTACCACTCATCACACCTTTGAAAAAAGTATTCAAAATTTACTTTCTATCTTGGAAAAACAAAATTTTATCAAGGCTAAGCCTTTCATGATGCGCATAGAAGAATAATGGGATTTGCATCATATCTTAGTGGAATTTTGGGCGAAGATAAGGCTTGTGAATTTTTAAAAAAACAAAAATTTGAAATTTTAAAGCGTAATTTTCGTTCTAAATTCGGTGAGATTGATATTGTTGCGAAAAAAGATGGAATTTTACATTTTATCGAAGTTAAATTCACTCAAAACAATTATGAAGTTTCTGAGCGTTTAAATCTTAAAAAATATGAAAAAATTTTAAAAACTATAGAATTTTACGAATTAAAACACGGGATTTTAAATGATTTTCAAGTCGATCTTATCTGCATTAGTGATGATATGATACAATTTTTTGAAAATATCAGTGTTTAAGCTAATATTTAAAAAAATAAAATACAATTACAAAAAATTAGTGAAAGGAAAATTTATGGGAAAATATATCGAATTAACTAGTGATAATTTTGCACAAGCAAAAGAAGGCGTTGCTTTAGTTGATTTTTGGGCTCCATGGTGCGGACCTTGTAGAATGTTAGCTCCAGTGATTGATGAACTTGCAAATGATTTTGATGGCAAAGCAAAAATTTGTAAAGTAAATACAGATGAGCAAGGCGATTTAGCAGCTGAATTTGGTGTTCGTTCTATCCCTACTCTTATCTTCTTTAAAAACGGTGAAGTAGTAGATCAATTAGTTGGTGCTCAATCAAAACAAGCAATCAGCGATAAATTAAACTCTTTACTATAAAAATCTTCAAGGCTAGTTTGACTAGCCTTTTATCTAAAAAATTCAAATTTATACTAAATAATAATTTTTATTAACTACTATTAAGAATAATTTGTATATCATTATTAATAAAATTCAAATGCAAAGGAAGAATAATGTTAGATGTAGCAATTATAGGTGGAGGGCCTGCAGGACTTAGCGCTGGACTTTATACAACCAGAGGCGGTCTTAAAAATGTCGTAATGTTTGAAAAAGGGATGCCAGGAGGACAAATTACTTCTAGTTCTGAAATTGAAAATTATCCAGGTGTTGCGCAAGTTATGGATGGAATTTCATTTATGGCGCCTTGGAGTGAGCAGTGTATGCGTTTTGGTTTAAAGCACGAAATGGTAGGTGTAGAACAGATTTCAAAAAATGAAGATGGAAGCTTTACTATTAAATTAGAAGGTGGCAAAACAGAACTTGCAAAAGCAGTGATAGTTTGCACCGGTTCTGCTCCAAAAAGAGCGGGCTTTAAAGGCGAGGATGAATTTTTTGGTAAGGGTGTGAGCACTTGTGCAACTTGTGATGGTTTTTTCTATAAAAATAAAGAAGTAGCGGTTTTGGGTGGCGGCGATACTGCTTTAGAGGAAGCATTATATCTAGCAAATATTTGTTCTAAAGTTTATCTCATTCACCGCAGGGATGAATTTAGAGCTGCGCCTTCTACAGTAGAAAAAGTAAAGAAAAATGAAAAAATCGAACTTATCACTAGTGCGAGTATAGATGAAGTATATGGTGATAAAATGGGTGTTACAGGGGTAAAGGTAAAATTAAAAGATGGTAGCATCAGAGATTTAAATGTGCCAGGAATTTTTACTTTTGTGGGACTGAATGTAAGAAATGAAATTTTAAAACAAGATGATGGAAAATTCCTATGCGATATGGAAGAAGGTGGGCAAGTAAGTGTTAATCTTAAAATGCAAACAAGCATTCCTGGGCTTTTTGCAGCAGGGGATCTTAGAAAAGATGCTCCAAAACAAGTTATTTGTGCAGCGGGCGATGGAGCTGTAGCAGCACTTAGTGCTATGGCTTATATAGAAAGTTTGCATTAATCTAGGAGTTTATCCTAGATCTTTTAAGATTTTAAAGTAGCCTAGAAAACAAGAACTTATAAAATCAATCTTCTTTAATCTTTTGGGATAAAATTAAACAAGAGATATTATTATAAGTTCTTTAGATCTTTAATTAAGCTCCTATAACTCCACCATCAACTTTTCTTATCATTACTATACTTGATCTTGGTGTTTTTCCATAAGGGAAAGTACTACCCTTAAGTCCTTCTCCTGGATGTTGTATACCTACAAACATAGTAGTATAATCCTCATCAAAAGCAATTCCTGTTATCTCACAAGCTATAGGCCCTGTTAAAAAGCGTTTGATTTCACCTGTTTTTGGATTAGCTGCTAGCATACAGTTATTTCCCATTCCCGCATATTCGCCTTTATTAGAATAAGAACCATCTGTTTGTATCCAAAGTCTTCCATCTCTATCAAATTTAAGTCCATCAGGAGAATTAAATTTATTTTCACTAGTGATATTATTTGATCCTTTGTTTAAACCTTTTTGATTGTCAGGATTACCCGCAAGGGCAAAAATTTCCCAAGTAAACTCATCGTCTTTGTGTGAATTTTTTGGTATCCATTTTAAAATTTGCCCATAAAGATTTTTTGTCCTAGGATTAGCCGCATTAGCTTGTGTACGGTTTTTGTTGTTGGTTAAAGTAGCAAAAACTTCCCTAGAGCCACTTTCTTTATGACTTGCTATCCATTCGCATCTGTCCATAGGAGTTGCACCCACTACACTTGCAGCAAGGCGTGTGTTGATAAGTATATCAGCTTGTGATTTAAATCCTTTGCTTTCATCTAAGTCGTTTTTACCATACTCTAAAGCTATCCATTTTCCACTACCCCTAAAATCCCCTATATTGCCATTGAATTGGCCTACATATAAAGTTCCTTCATCTAAAATTTTACTTGTATCTCCGCCTTTTACATATTTGTGCTTGCTAACAAATTTATAAATAAACTCATCGATTTCATCATCACCCATATAAACGATAACTGAACCATCTTTTTCTACTATAAATTCTGCGTTTTCATGTTTAAAGCGACCTAAGGCTGTTCTTTTAACCGGAGTACTTTTTACATCAAAAGGATTGATTTCTACTATCCAACCAAAACGATTTGCCTCATCTAAATTTTTAGCCAGATCAAACCTTTCGTCAAATTTTTCCCAGCCATATTCGCTTTTTGTCTTAAAACCATAACGCTTAAAATTTTCATCAAATTTTAAATTTTCATCAGAACTTCCAAAATAATCATCAAAATTTTCTTCACAGGTAATATAAGTTCCCCAAGGAGTTTGACCATTTGCACAGTTTGCGAAAGTTCCATAAGCAAAATTTTTATCTTTTAAAACTTCTTTTTTAGCTGCTCCGCTTACTTCCATTTTAGTATTTGCATCAATTCTACGATTGTATTTAGAATCCAAAACTACAGCCCATTCATTACCCTTTTTTTGAATTTCTAATACACTTACACCCACACTTGCTTGCTCATATAAAACATCTTCTTTGCTCAAGTTTTTACCCTGATGATTAAACATAATTTCAGGATTAATGTATTCATTATTTATGGCTAAAATTCCTCTATTTTTTGAAAGTGAAAAAAAACTCATACCATCATTATTATCTCCAAAAACAAAGCGAGCATTGTCTACTGCATTCA
It contains:
- a CDS encoding Thioredoxin reductase → MLDVAIIGGGPAGLSAGLYTTRGGLKNVVMFEKGMPGGQITSSSEIENYPGVAQVMDGISFMAPWSEQCMRFGLKHEMVGVEQISKNEDGSFTIKLEGGKTELAKAVIVCTGSAPKRAGFKGEDEFFGKGVSTCATCDGFFYKNKEVAVLGGGDTALEEALYLANICSKVYLIHRRDEFRAAPSTVEKVKKNEKIELITSASIDEVYGDKMGVTGVKVKLKDGSIRDLNVPGIFTFVGLNVRNEILKQDDGKFLCDMEEGGQVSVNLKMQTSIPGLFAAGDLRKDAPKQVICAAGDGAVAALSAMAYIESLH
- a CDS encoding Predicted endonuclease distantly related to archaeal Holliday junction resolvase is translated as MGFASYLSGILGEDKACEFLKKQKFEILKRNFRSKFGEIDIVAKKDGILHFIEVKFTQNNYEVSERLNLKKYEKILKTIEFYELKHGILNDFQVDLICISDDMIQFFENISV
- a CDS encoding Thioredoxin yields the protein MGKYIELTSDNFAQAKEGVALVDFWAPWCGPCRMLAPVIDELANDFDGKAKICKVNTDEQGDLAAEFGVRSIPTLIFFKNGEVVDQLVGAQSKQAISDKLNSLL
- a CDS encoding PhoX, Predicted phosphatase, whose amino-acid sequence is MQRRVFLKGSALGSMVAFFGGSNLSAAVLKDKELLGFKAVSASTKDEVIVPEGYEAKVLISWGDPLFSKAKAYDESKNIDMNAVDNARFVFGDNNDGMSFFSLSKNRGILAINNEYINPEIMFNHQGKNLSKEDVLYEQASVGVSVLEIQKKGNEWAVVLDSKYNRRIDANTKMEVSGAAKKEVLKDKNFAYGTFANCANGQTPWGTYITCEENFDDYFGSSDENLKFDENFKRYGFKTKSEYGWEKFDERFDLAKNLDEANRFGWIVEINPFDVKSTPVKRTALGRFKHENAEFIVEKDGSVIVYMGDDEIDEFIYKFVSKHKYVKGGDTSKILDEGTLYVGQFNGNIGDFRGSGKWIALEYGKNDLDESKGFKSQADILINTRLAASVVGATPMDRCEWIASHKESGSREVFATLTNNKNRTQANAANPRTKNLYGQILKWIPKNSHKDDEFTWEIFALAGNPDNQKGLNKGSNNITSENKFNSPDGLKFDRDGRLWIQTDGSYSNKGEYAGMGNNCMLAANPKTGEIKRFLTGPIACEITGIAFDEDYTTMFVGIQHPGEGLKGSTFPYGKTPRSSIVMIRKVDGGVIGA